A DNA window from Brienomyrus brachyistius isolate T26 unplaced genomic scaffold, BBRACH_0.4 scaffold989, whole genome shotgun sequence contains the following coding sequences:
- the LOC125729991 gene encoding glycine cleavage system H protein, mitochondrial-like, with the protein MAACVGLRCVLQSFPSALPLVSRTIVAPSSRLLSKTHLHPRTLSTASRLAAGLKFTDKHEWVRVEDRTGIVGISNFAQEALGDVVYCGLPEPGTKLNQMDEFGALESVKAASELYSPLTGEVTEINQDLADNPGLVNKSCYKDGWLIKMTIDKPSELDALMDEAAYERYIKSIEN; encoded by the exons ATGGCGGCGTGCGTTGGGCTGCGCTGCGTGCTACAAAGTTTCCCTTCAGCCTTGCCCTTGGTCTCCAGAACTATAGTAGCACCTTCATCCAGGCTGTTGTCCAAGACCCATCTTCATCCCCGAACACTGAGCACAGCCTCTCGCCTGGCTGCAG GTCTGAAGTTCACAGACAAACATGAGTGGGTGCGAGTCGAGGATAGAACTGGGATAGTTGGCATCAGCAATTTTGCTCAG GAGGCACTAGGAGATGTAGTGTACTGTGGGCTTCCAGAACCTGGGACCAAACTTAATCAAATGG ATGAGTTTGGGGCCCTAGAAAGCGTGAAGGCTGCAAGTGAATTGTACTCTCCCCTTACGGGGGAAGTGACTGAAATCAACCAGGACCTGGCAGACAACCCGGGCCTTGTCAACAAATCCTGCTATAAGGACG GCTGGCTGATCAAGATGACTATTGACAAGCCGTCGGAGTTAGATGCCCTAATGGATGAGGCAGCCTATGAGAGATATATAAAATCAATTGAAAACTAG